The following coding sequences lie in one Lolium perenne isolate Kyuss_39 chromosome 2, Kyuss_2.0, whole genome shotgun sequence genomic window:
- the LOC127331657 gene encoding probable serine/threonine-protein kinase PBL7, with the protein MSCFPCSGSSGKAGEEPAALSPSPRPSAKAPPDRTNSRSSVSKKEVSVRRDGSIAHGPAKIFTFRELAVATKNFRKDCLLGEGGFGRVYKGHMENGQVIAVKQLDRNGFQGNREFLVEVLMLSLLHHPNLVRLIGYCADGDQRLLVYEYMLLGSLENHLHDRPPDKEPLDWNSRMKIAVGAAKGLEYLHDKANPPVIYRDFKPSNILLSEDYYPKLSDFGLAKLGPVGDKTHVSTRVMGTYGYCAPEYAMTGQLTVKSDVYSFGVVFLELVTGRRAIDHTQPDGETNLVAWARPMFRDRRKFCQMADPLLKGRYPKRGLYQSLAIAAMCLQEKAASRPLIGDVVTALSYLASQQYDPKSCRTCPSTPRAKAHRRTTSVPDAQHAADSVNWNVVDLGRKETIRSGEHEQDYSEGCGSGSSSGRNDGLDVPELLSWHNGKSYGEADSDRKSAVIVDAHEKPRADSGKYHRQF; encoded by the exons ATGAGCTGCTTCCCGTGCTCAGGATCGTCGGGGAAGGCCGGGGAGGAGCCGGCGGCCCTCTCGCCGTCGCCGCGGCCCTCGGCGAAGGCGCCACCTG ATCGAACTAATTCTCGTAGTTCCGTATCCAAGAAGGAAGTTTCTGTTCGCAGAGATGGAAGCATTGCACATGGTCCAGCAAAGATTTTTACTTTCCGAGAGCTAGCTGTTGCTACCAAGAATTTCAGAAAAGACTGTTTGTTGGGTGAAGGTGGTTTTGGTCGCGTCTATAAAGGACACATGGAGAATGGACAG GTCATTGCAGTGAAGCAACTCGATAGAAATGGTTTTCAAGGAAATCGTGAATTTCTTGTGGAGGTTCTCATGCTAAGCCTTTTGCACCATCCCAACCTTGTGAGATTAATTGGATATTGCGCAGATGGTGATCAGCGCCTCCTAGTTTATGAGTATATGTTACTGGGATCCCTAGAAAACCATCTACATG ACCGCCCACCAGACAAGGAGCCCCTTGATTGGAATTCAaggatgaagattgctgtcggtgCAGCAAAGGGTTTAGAGTACCTACATGATAAGGCAAATCCACCTGTCATATATAGAGATTTCAAACCATCAAATATTCTTCTGAGTGAAGATTATTACCCCAAGCTGTCTGACTTTGGGCTTGCTAAACTTGGTCCAGTTGGTGACAAAACCCACGTCTCAACAAGAGTTATGGGAACATATGGCTATTGCGCTCCTGAATATGCCATGACAGGACAGTTGACAGTAAAGTCTGATGTTTACAGTTTTGGTGTTGTCTTTCTTGAACTCGTTACAGGTCGGAGAGCCATTGATCACACCCAGCCTGATGGGGAGACAAATCTTGTCGCATGG GCTCGCCCAATGTTCAGAGACCGGCGAAAATTCTGCCAGATGGCCGACCCATTGCTGAAGGGCCGCTATCCCAAGAGGGGTTTGTATCAGTCTCTGGCTATTGCAGCAATGTGTTTGCAGGAAAAGGCAGCATCCCGACCACTCATAGGGGATGTTGTCACTGCACTCTCTTATCTAGCTTCGCAACAATATGATCCAAAAAGCTGCAGGACTTGTCCATCTACCCCAAGGGCGAAAGCACACCGACGAACAACGAGTGTTCCCGACGCTCAACATGCAGCTGACTCAGTTAACTGGAACGTCGTAGACTTGGGAAGAAAGGAGACTATTAGAAGTGGGGAACATGAACAGGATTACAGTGAAGGTTGCGGCAGTGGCAGTAGCTCTGGAAGGAATGATGGCTTAGATGTGCCAGAACTGCTTTCTTGGCATAATGGGAAATCTTATGGTGAAGCTGATAGCGATCGCAAGTCCGCTGTCATAGTTGATGCACACGAGAAACCAAGAGCAGACTCTGGCAAATATCACAGGCAGTTCTGA